One window of Halonatronomonas betaini genomic DNA carries:
- a CDS encoding gamma-glutamyl-gamma-aminobutyrate hydrolase family protein produces the protein MIPTILVTSYYVFNQELDEDKRVRGFPTQDMVMCTVDYLNGIKAGGGMPFIISPINDEEYIASALERCDGVLLTGGGDIDPELYQENKLDTCMLVNNFRDEFELKVLDMALKSNKPILGICRGLQLINVYYGGSIYQNIDLLKLPVEHFNLNKGKDYKAHQVEVYQDSHLYQALQKEKIKTNSLHHQAINQLGDGVSVIAKSEDGLIEGIEVKDKEMTFAVQWHPEMMFKKSNEQKQIFTYFIDYIKKLSN, from the coding sequence ATGATACCTACAATTCTAGTAACTTCGTACTATGTTTTCAATCAAGAACTCGATGAAGATAAAAGAGTCAGAGGATTTCCAACCCAGGACATGGTCATGTGCACAGTTGATTATTTAAATGGAATAAAAGCAGGAGGTGGCATGCCATTTATAATCTCTCCAATTAATGATGAAGAATATATAGCTTCAGCATTAGAGAGGTGCGATGGAGTGCTTTTAACCGGTGGTGGAGATATAGATCCAGAATTATATCAAGAGAATAAATTAGATACCTGCATGCTAGTTAATAATTTTAGAGATGAATTTGAATTAAAAGTCTTAGATATGGCACTTAAAAGTAACAAGCCAATCCTTGGAATCTGCAGAGGTTTGCAGTTAATCAATGTATATTATGGTGGCAGCATCTATCAGAATATAGATTTATTAAAGCTACCAGTTGAACATTTTAATTTAAATAAAGGAAAAGATTATAAAGCTCATCAGGTAGAAGTTTATCAGGATTCACATCTCTATCAAGCTTTACAAAAAGAAAAAATCAAAACAAATAGTTTACACCACCAGGCAATAAATCAATTAGGCGATGGAGTCTCAGTAATAGCAAAGTCAGAGGATGGTCTAATAGAAGGTATTGAAGTTAAAGATAAAGAAATGACATTTGCTGTTCAGTGGCATCCAGAGATGATGTTTAAAAAATCAAATGAACAAAAACAAATATTCACTTATTTTATTGATTATATTAAAAAGCTTTCAAATTGA
- a CDS encoding homing endonuclease associated repeat-containing protein, with translation MRQNLAYSRKFLVESYRQKAKELGRPPTVKEINLDPEMASYWSYYRHIGLKEDICNQLKISNIPATIYYLFCADCLYDSSNCGRNPFDCAREAELYFTAR, from the coding sequence GTGAGGCAGAACCTGGCCTATAGCAGAAAGTTTCTGGTAGAAAGCTACCGCCAGAAGGCTAAAGAATTAGGCCGGCCTCCAACAGTTAAAGAAATTAATCTGGACCCAGAGATGGCCTCTTACTGGTCTTACTATCGTCATATCGGTTTAAAAGAGGATATCTGTAACCAACTAAAGATCAGTAATATACCGGCTACTATTTATTATCTCTTTTGCGCTGATTGCCTTTATGACAGCAGCAACTGTGGCAGAAATCCCTTTGACTGTGCCAGGGAGGCCGAACTTTATTTTACAGCCAGATAA
- a CDS encoding M23 family metallopeptidase: MNRKETFLNLKKISNLALVILLLVTIMEIVINLPQDLVNITRLITVTAFVFITLSLPWVINAKIIFKSLSVIGISLYVFDLVFLDFSLLAGSAIILGGITLFISDSWNNTKKEEEENETLPLKYYLSTILIYLNPFQLLQMIWHTIQNTRLSEPESFQQQGEYTLPFEEEWIVINGGVEQKDSHSWEVINQRYAYDFVVVDSKNRSYKNNGDNLEDYYCYGKNVLSPADGEVIKVKDGIRDYPNPGNMMLDFLAKDFRGNFVMIKHNDQEYSFMAHFIPGSFKVKEGDIVKRGQIIGKCGNSGHSTEPHLHFHFQDHPNFYLGRGIPIKFKDLKIDGEAKSESYIKKEERVAPLEEFKVKSI, from the coding sequence GTGAATAGAAAAGAAACATTTTTAAATCTAAAAAAGATATCTAATCTAGCTTTAGTAATTTTGCTGCTAGTAACAATAATGGAGATAGTTATTAATTTACCTCAGGATTTAGTGAATATAACTAGATTAATAACTGTGACAGCATTTGTTTTTATAACATTATCTCTTCCCTGGGTTATAAATGCTAAAATTATATTTAAATCTTTAAGTGTAATCGGAATTAGTTTATATGTTTTTGATTTAGTATTTTTAGACTTTAGTTTGCTAGCAGGGTCAGCAATTATACTTGGCGGTATAACCTTATTTATAAGTGATTCCTGGAATAATACTAAAAAAGAAGAGGAGGAAAATGAAACTCTTCCACTAAAATATTATCTTTCAACAATCTTAATATATTTAAATCCATTTCAATTATTGCAAATGATCTGGCATACAATACAGAACACACGCTTATCTGAACCAGAAAGTTTTCAACAACAGGGAGAATATACTTTGCCATTTGAAGAGGAATGGATAGTTATTAATGGTGGAGTTGAGCAAAAAGATTCTCATTCATGGGAGGTTATTAATCAACGTTACGCCTATGATTTTGTAGTGGTTGATTCAAAAAATAGAAGTTATAAAAATAATGGAGATAATCTAGAAGATTATTATTGTTATGGTAAGAATGTTTTATCTCCTGCAGATGGAGAAGTTATAAAAGTTAAAGATGGCATTAGAGATTATCCGAATCCAGGTAATATGATGCTAGATTTTTTGGCTAAAGACTTTAGAGGTAATTTTGTAATGATAAAGCATAACGATCAAGAGTATTCCTTTATGGCCCATTTTATACCTGGTAGTTTTAAAGTAAAAGAAGGAGATATTGTTAAGAGAGGGCAGATAATTGGAAAATGTGGGAATTCAGGACATTCAACTGAGCCACATCTACATTTTCATTTTCAAGACCACCCTAACTTTTATTTAGGCCGGGGCATTCCCATTAAATTTAAAGATTTAAAAATTGATGGTGAGGCTAAATCAGAGTCATACATAAAAAAAGAAGAAAGAGTTGCCCCTTTAGAGGAGTTTAAAGTTAAATCCATATAA
- a CDS encoding DnaD domain protein — MENQNKKFGWIKLYRSIMNHWIWDVREAFCKRAAFVDLLMLVNKEDKEIEFGNKLIIVKRGERITSLKFLSERWGWSTTKLNNFLKLLEKDKIISLKKDSRKTLIKVCNYEDYQVYISSEKNEEKTNKKRQKNTEKMEENTNKNLKNLRTSEVVGGDLPVQPPNQPDEISLKFNEIFGFPLTPTYLQAIQGYLDKGLTKDMIVLAIEQTGFHGSKNFAYLKGILNNWHNTGIRTVEEAREMIAKHEKNNVIQFNKRKGGKSNGQRNISGDNGKDKKTANEYGKYF; from the coding sequence ATGGAAAATCAAAACAAAAAATTTGGCTGGATAAAACTATACCGTTCAATCATGAACCACTGGATCTGGGATGTAAGAGAGGCTTTTTGCAAAAGGGCAGCATTTGTTGATCTATTAATGCTGGTTAATAAAGAAGATAAAGAAATTGAATTTGGCAATAAATTAATCATTGTCAAAAGAGGCGAGAGAATAACCTCTCTAAAATTTCTTTCTGAACGCTGGGGCTGGTCGACTACTAAATTAAATAACTTTTTAAAACTTTTAGAGAAAGATAAAATTATATCTCTAAAAAAAGACAGCCGAAAAACCCTGATCAAGGTCTGTAACTATGAGGATTATCAGGTGTATATTTCTTCAGAAAAAAACGAAGAAAAAACGAATAAAAAACGGCAAAAAAATACTGAAAAAATGGAGGAAAATACAAACAAGAACTTAAAGAACTTAAGAACTTCTGAAGTTGTAGGAGGAGACCTGCCAGTTCAGCCTCCAAATCAACCTGACGAAATTTCTCTTAAATTCAATGAGATCTTTGGGTTCCCCTTAACCCCGACTTATCTCCAGGCTATTCAGGGTTACCTTGATAAAGGTTTAACCAAAGATATGATAGTCCTGGCAATAGAACAGACTGGTTTTCATGGCTCGAAAAACTTTGCCTATCTCAAGGGCATTTTAAATAACTGGCATAACACCGGAATTCGAACTGTTGAAGAAGCCAGAGAGATGATTGCAAAACATGAAAAGAATAATGTTATTCAATTCAATAAAAGAAAGGGAGGTAAAAGTAATGGGCAGAGAAATATTTCAGGAGACAATGGCAAAGACAAGAAAACAGCGAATGAATATGGCAAATACTTCTAA
- a CDS encoding ERF family protein, whose translation MHQSPEIDKIISEFHRFQQQVKFPEKARTAAGQGYKYMTLDDLIDHARKAMAGLGLSFSQEVRSGDNGDIELMTRIYHTSGQWLSFGPLVLPADNGRDMNKIQQTGSAITYARRYSLAAALGIASEEDNDGQRLKDIAEVTINSEPIEPPVDKLRKYYRENKGNTRKLIDEIIAKEGSLASLSTARKLYLLDTIEKNNKKS comes from the coding sequence ATGCATCAAAGTCCCGAAATTGATAAAATAATCTCTGAATTTCATAGATTTCAACAGCAAGTCAAATTTCCTGAAAAGGCCAGGACAGCTGCAGGTCAGGGCTATAAATACATGACCCTGGATGATTTAATAGACCATGCCAGAAAAGCCATGGCCGGCCTGGGCTTAAGTTTCTCCCAGGAAGTCCGTTCTGGCGATAATGGCGATATCGAATTAATGACCAGAATCTATCATACCTCTGGCCAGTGGCTTTCATTTGGACCCCTGGTTTTACCGGCAGATAATGGCAGGGATATGAATAAAATTCAGCAGACCGGTTCAGCCATAACCTATGCCCGGCGTTACAGTCTGGCAGCTGCCTTAGGTATTGCCTCAGAAGAGGATAACGATGGCCAGAGGCTAAAAGATATAGCTGAAGTTACAATTAATTCTGAGCCGATAGAGCCACCAGTCGATAAACTCAGGAAGTATTACCGGGAAAACAAAGGAAATACCCGAAAATTAATAGATGAAATTATAGCAAAAGAAGGCAGCTTAGCTTCACTTTCTACTGCCAGAAAACTTTATTTATTAGATACTATTGAAAAAAATAATAAGAAATCTTGA
- a CDS encoding single-stranded DNA-binding protein — MLNQINLIGRLTGDPELFYTATGQPLASFALAVQRSFKNKEGKKDVDFIEVRAWQRLAEVCADNLRKGRLVAVAGRLQISKNTRGSKTYENAQVIAREINFLDWPAPAQNAAEELIEVPF, encoded by the coding sequence ATGTTAAATCAAATAAATTTAATTGGACGCCTGACAGGAGACCCAGAACTTTTTTATACAGCTACTGGTCAGCCGCTGGCAAGTTTTGCCCTGGCAGTACAGCGTTCATTCAAGAATAAAGAAGGAAAGAAAGATGTTGATTTCATAGAAGTTCGGGCCTGGCAGAGACTTGCCGAAGTCTGTGCCGATAATCTCCGCAAGGGCAGGCTTGTTGCCGTTGCTGGCAGGCTCCAAATAAGTAAGAATACCAGAGGTAGTAAGACCTATGAGAATGCCCAGGTTATTGCCAGAGAGATTAATTTTCTCGACTGGCCAGCACCAGCCCAAAATGCAGCAGAAGAACTCATTGAAGTACCATTTTAA
- a CDS encoding helix-turn-helix domain-containing protein, with the protein MVNFSKRLKQLRIEYDYTLQELAEELETTEATLSRYENDKSYPNTMMLLRLSELFNCSLDYLLGESNEKRKVEELFNKYYEEGAELEDILNKFRVEYKGKKLSNQEIANLIKIQEMMRNTNN; encoded by the coding sequence ATGGTAAATTTCTCAAAAAGGTTAAAGCAGTTAAGAATTGAGTATGATTATACCTTACAGGAATTAGCCGAAGAATTAGAAACAACTGAAGCTACTTTATCCCGTTATGAAAATGATAAAAGTTATCCTAATACCATGATGCTATTAAGATTGTCTGAGTTATTCAATTGTAGTCTTGATTATCTCTTAGGTGAAAGTAATGAAAAAAGAAAAGTTGAAGAGTTATTTAATAAGTATTATGAGGAAGGAGCTGAATTAGAGGATATATTAAATAAATTTAGAGTAGAATATAAGGGAAAGAAGTTATCTAATCAAGAAATAGCAAATTTGATCAAAATACAGGAAATGATGAGAAACACAAATAATTAG
- a CDS encoding ImmA/IrrE family metallo-endopeptidase: MDIKINFNFLDGENISILYYNNANNQLYILLSNNPDDEETDRLIAHELSHYLLHPNCYNHNIEIKSKYITNLLDSEANTLAEEILKKHNSHIT, from the coding sequence ATGGATATCAAAATAAATTTTAATTTCCTTGATGGTGAAAATATTAGCATTCTCTATTATAATAATGCTAATAACCAGCTATATATACTTTTATCAAATAACCCTGATGATGAAGAAACAGATAGATTAATTGCTCATGAATTGAGTCACTATTTACTGCATCCTAATTGTTATAATCATAATATTGAAATTAAATCTAAATATATTACAAATTTATTAGATTCTGAAGCTAATACCCTGGCAGAAGAAATATTAAAAAAGCATAATAGTCATATAACTTAA
- a CDS encoding ATP-binding protein, with amino-acid sequence MGREIFQETMAKTRKQRMNMANTSKKSKENVSREDSAHLAVPVKPVKPFDKLAEAKKNMLKSLELPDRYQGKDFDNFKADLLGDGADKTIKEIQSYASSFVKLRKKNNWALFTGGYGLGKTHLAVAAFREAAVQWAYHMAEKSSNPYYPGRPDLGRTFHFITSSDLIQELRNSYDSELQTEEATLSRYKRSYLLLLDDLGTERASDWQKEKLHLILNYRYNHLLPTIITTNLDSAELKGQITQRLLDRIIEATDNGRYIWQLNGESYRMKSS; translated from the coding sequence ATGGGCAGAGAAATATTTCAGGAGACAATGGCAAAGACAAGAAAACAGCGAATGAATATGGCAAATACTTCTAAGAAATCAAAGGAGAATGTCTCAAGAGAGGACTCTGCTCATCTAGCCGTGCCTGTTAAACCTGTCAAGCCATTTGATAAACTGGCAGAAGCTAAAAAGAATATGTTAAAGAGTCTGGAACTTCCAGATCGGTATCAGGGCAAAGACTTTGATAATTTCAAGGCCGACCTGCTAGGTGATGGTGCCGATAAAACCATTAAAGAAATCCAGTCCTACGCCAGCTCCTTTGTGAAATTACGGAAGAAAAACAACTGGGCCCTATTTACTGGTGGCTATGGCCTGGGTAAGACCCACCTGGCAGTTGCAGCCTTTAGAGAAGCAGCAGTTCAGTGGGCCTATCATATGGCAGAAAAGTCCAGCAATCCCTATTATCCTGGCAGACCAGATTTAGGTCGAACTTTCCACTTTATTACCAGTTCAGATCTAATCCAGGAGCTCCGGAATAGCTATGATTCTGAACTGCAGACTGAAGAAGCTACACTTTCCAGGTATAAGCGGTCCTATCTGCTTCTTCTTGACGACCTTGGCACTGAGCGGGCCAGTGACTGGCAGAAAGAGAAACTTCATCTCATCTTAAATTACCGCTATAATCATCTTCTGCCAACAATCATTACAACTAACCTGGATTCAGCAGAACTAAAGGGTCAGATTACTCAACGCCTGCTGGATAGAATCATTGAGGCAACTGATAATGGCAGGTATATCTGGCAGCTGAATGGAGAGAGCTATCGAATGAAATCGTCTTAA
- a CDS encoding ABC transporter substrate-binding protein — protein sequence MSSKTTKTVKVASILLMVFLLTLSAVSEEALADDTVIIGQSAEASGLHILVEIDSVAFERLNLINEPLIRFNADLELQPHLASNWELVDATRIDIELREGVKWHHGRELVAEDVKYTFDWILDEDNPAANRNMFDNIEEVEVIDDYNLVFHLSEPFAFMINNIARAGIVPYDYHEEVGYEEFGQEPIGTGPYVHEEWRADEHHSMTAFTDYWQGEPNFSRLKFVPIPEDSSRLLAFEAGEIDMFQGGIVPMDLKRLEESDDVNVYRTPGTGYVHLAMNTTTERNPELLQDRYFRRAFTHLIDREAIVEQVMEGIGAPGKSNLTPQMPHFNDEIDYPAYDPETAQEYLDKSVLEPGDSLELYVDQDSVNLSIAEILAYELEQFDIELEIISEEWGALVDRITQSNDYDLYFGSWTGQTDPDRASYRQFHSQGNANHTSFSNERLDELLERGRTVDPTSDESIEIYKEVQEILIDQVPTNFLYYYEEIAIVQPEFEGFQAYPYSSITWLQLIDSVERVE from the coding sequence ATGAGTAGTAAAACAACAAAAACAGTTAAAGTAGCAAGTATCCTTTTAATGGTGTTTCTTTTAACCTTGTCAGCCGTTTCAGAAGAGGCCTTAGCAGATGATACAGTTATTATAGGTCAGAGTGCTGAAGCCTCAGGGCTTCACATTTTAGTCGAGATAGATAGTGTAGCCTTTGAAAGACTAAATCTTATTAATGAGCCATTGATTAGGTTCAATGCTGATTTAGAACTTCAGCCCCACCTGGCCAGCAATTGGGAACTAGTAGATGCCACTAGAATTGATATTGAATTACGAGAAGGTGTTAAATGGCATCATGGTAGAGAGCTAGTAGCAGAAGATGTAAAATATACTTTTGACTGGATATTAGATGAAGATAACCCTGCTGCCAATAGAAATATGTTTGACAACATTGAAGAAGTTGAAGTTATTGATGATTACAATTTAGTCTTCCACCTTTCCGAACCATTTGCCTTTATGATTAATAATATTGCTAGAGCCGGTATTGTTCCTTATGATTATCATGAAGAAGTCGGTTATGAAGAATTCGGTCAGGAACCAATCGGAACTGGCCCATACGTACATGAAGAATGGAGAGCAGACGAACATCACTCCATGACAGCTTTTACAGATTACTGGCAGGGAGAACCTAATTTCTCAAGGCTAAAGTTTGTGCCTATCCCAGAAGATTCATCCCGTCTCTTAGCCTTTGAAGCAGGAGAAATTGACATGTTCCAGGGCGGTATAGTGCCAATGGATCTAAAAAGGTTGGAAGAGTCAGATGATGTAAACGTCTATAGAACCCCAGGTACCGGCTATGTACATTTAGCAATGAATACTACAACAGAAAGAAACCCTGAACTATTACAGGACAGATATTTCCGGAGAGCCTTTACCCATTTAATTGATAGAGAAGCAATCGTTGAGCAGGTAATGGAAGGAATAGGAGCTCCAGGCAAAAGCAATCTAACTCCTCAGATGCCTCACTTTAATGATGAGATAGATTACCCCGCATATGATCCAGAAACTGCCCAGGAGTATCTCGATAAATCAGTTCTAGAACCTGGTGACAGTCTTGAATTATATGTAGATCAAGATTCAGTAAACCTATCAATAGCTGAAATACTGGCCTATGAACTTGAACAATTTGATATTGAACTTGAAATAATATCTGAAGAGTGGGGAGCTTTAGTAGATAGAATTACCCAGTCCAACGATTATGATCTTTACTTTGGTAGCTGGACCGGTCAGACAGATCCGGATAGAGCCTCATATCGTCAGTTCCACAGTCAGGGTAATGCAAACCATACCAGTTTCAGTAATGAACGCCTGGATGAATTACTTGAAAGAGGAAGAACAGTTGATCCAACAAGCGATGAATCAATTGAAATCTATAAAGAAGTACAGGAAATCTTAATTGATCAGGTACCAACCAACTTCCTTTATTATTATGAAGAAATAGCAATAGTTCAGCCAGAGTTTGAAGGTTTTCAAGCCTATCCTTACAGCTCAATAACCTGGTTACAACTTATAGATTCAGTTGAAAGAGTCGAATAA